ACTCACTGATGTTGATTTCTTTCATCCAGTTACCTTCTTTAAATCCTCTCCAAGCTTCCATAATCTCATTCCTTTCAATTTTGTATTTTTATCTATATATTAATTGTAATACTAAAACAAATATATTTCAATAAAAAAAAGTTTTTTTTCAACATATTTTTACAACATTTTATTACAACATTAGTAAATACGTTGTTTTTCAAATATTATTTTTTTCACATTACAAAATAATTTTCTAACTTATTTCACAATATGAAATTTAACAATAAAAATTGATTTTTTTTTCACTATATTGTATAATTAGTATATATTTAGAAATTTAGGAGGAATATTAATGAAATTAGTATTAGTACGTCACGGAGAAAGTGAATGGAATTTACAAAATAGATTTACAGGTTGGATAGATGTAGATTTAACTGAAAAAGGGGTACAAGAAGCTAAAAATGGTGGACAAGCTTTAAAAGAATTAGGATATACTTTTGATGTAGCTTTCACATCTTACCAAAAAAGAGCAAACAAAACTCTTAACTACATTTTAGAAGAAATCGATCAATTATACTTACCAGTATACAAATCTTGGAGATTAAATGAAAGACACTACGGTGCATTACAAGGATTAAACAAAGCTGAAACTGCTAAACAATATGGTGAAGAACAAGTTCATATCTGGAGAAGAAGTTTTGATGTAGCACCTCCTCATGTTGAATTAACAGATGAAGTTAACTACCCAAGATTCCAAGCAAGATATAAAGATATACCTGAAGCTGAATGTCCAAGAGGGGAAAGCTTAAAAGATACTATAGCAAGAGTTTTACCTTACTGGGAATCAAACATTTCAAAAGAAATTAAAGCTGGAAAAGATGTAATAGTTGTTGCACACGGAAACAGCTTAAGATCATTAATCAAATATTTATTAAACATTGATGATGTTAAAATCTTAGACTTAAACTTACCAACAGGTAAACCATTAGTATTTGAAATTAACGAAAACTTAGAAATACTTTCAGCGCCTGAATTATTCTAATAAATAAAAATGGAGATAAGAACTATAAAGTTCAAATCTCCATTTTTTTATTCAACATCTAATTTATTATATTTCTCTTTATCTACCTTATTTAATATCTTACCTGTTAATAACCCTGCTACTACAGAACCATTAACATTTAATGCTGTTCTTCCCATATCTATTATTGGTTCAACTGTAATTAATAAACCAACTATTTCTATAGGGAATCCTAAAGTTGAAAGTACAATAATTGCAGCAAATGTAGCTCCTCCACCTACACCAACTACTCCTAATGAACTTATAGTCACTATTATTATTACCCTAATTAAGAATAAAGGATCTAAAGGATTAATACCTAAAGTTGGTGCAAGCATTATAGCAAGCATAGTTGGATATATTGCAGCACATCCATTTTGACCTATAGATGTTCCAAATGTTGCTGCCATATTAGCAATACCTCTATCAACACCCATATCTTCTTGTGCTTTAGTTGTTAAAGGTATAGCTCCTGCACTTGTTCTAGAAGTGAATGCAAATATTAATACTGTAATTACTTTCTTAACAAATATTACTGGAGAGAATCCAAATAATGATACCATAATTAAGTGTATTATAAACATACTAATTAAAGCAACATAAGAAACTATAACGAATTTCAATAATACTAATATTTCAGCAAAGTTGCTTGTTGAAGCAAAAATAGTCATAAGAGCAAATACTCCATATGGAGTTAATCTTAATATCATTTTTACCATTCTAATTACTACTTCATAACTTGCATTAATAAAATCTATTAAAATATTTGCAGTTTCAGGTTTTTTCTTTTTCATACCTAGGATAGCAACACCAATAAATATTGAAAACACAACTACTGCTATAGTAGATGTTGGTCTTGCTCCAGTTAAGTCAGCAAAAGGATTAGATGGTATAAATGAAAGTACTTTATCTGCAAGTGTTTGAACTACAGCACCTGCTCTTTCATTAACTCTTTCTATAGCTTTTATTTCTTTTTCACCAGCACCAGTACTTAATATACCAGATGCATCTAATCTAAATCCTAAAGTTACTACCTCTGCAACAAAAGATGAAATAGCTGCTGTTGTTAATAATATTCCTATTACTAAACTACCCATCTTTGAGGCATCTTGAGTATTATTTAAATTAATAATAGCAGAAATTATTGAAACTAGTATTAAAGGCATAGTTATCATCTTTAATAATGCAACATATGATTTACTTACTACTTCAAAAAATTCCTTAGATTTTATAATTGTATCAGCATCTTGTACATAATGCAATACAATACCAAACAATAGACCTAACCCTAAAGCTACAAATACTCTTATAGAAAAAGATATACGTTTAGAGGCCATTCTATTTAAAACGAATAATATTACTAAAAATATTATTACATTTAATATTACATTTACCATTTTATTACCATATTCATATCTTACTTAAAAAGTTTATGAATCCCTTTCTACCTACTTCATTGTTTTTAAATACACCACAGTCTTCTAACACTTTTTCAAATGTTTTTCCTATAGTTTTTTCAATTAAACCATCTAAGAAGTAATCATCTTTTAACATTTCATTTGTAAAATTATCTTTTACCCAATTTATATGTTTTTGTAAATCTGTATTTTCTTTCATAATATCTAATACATCATCTACATTTCTTAAACTCATAAATAATTGATCTAATTCTTCCATTTCATGTTTTAATCTTCCAGGTAATACTGCAAGACCCATAACTTCAATTAAACCAATATTTTCTTTTTTAATTGAATGATGTTCTTCATGTGGATGGAATATTCCTAAAGGAAATTCTTCTGTTGTTTTATTATTTCTTAATACTAAATCAAGTTCAATTTTATCTTCTTTTATTCTTGCTATAGGAGTTATAGTATTATGTCTTACTCCTTCACTATGAGATAAAATATCATTTTCATAATCACTATGATTAATCCATGCTTGTAAAACTTCATCCGCTAAATCCAATAACCTGTCTTTATACTCTTTTTTAGCTTTTAGTCTTAAAACTGATAGTGGCCAATTAACTATACCAGTTTCTATTTCTGGATAGTTTTTAAAAGTAACTTTACTTGAAATTCCAGCCATTTCCATACCAAAACTATGCTTACCTGCTTGGAAATGATCATGTGATAAAATTGAACCACCTACTATAGGTAAATCAGCGTTAGAACCTATAAAATAATGTGGGAATAACGTAACAAATTCTATTAATCTTTCAAAAGTACCCCTATCTATTTTCATAGGTCTTACTTCTCCTGAAAAAACTATAGAATGTTCGTTATAGTATATGTAAGGTGAATATTGGAAAAACCAATCTTCATTTGTAAGATTTAATTTTAATATTCTATGATTTTGTCTTCCAGGGTGATTTATTCTACCCATATATCCTTCATTTTCTTTACATAATAAAGATTTAGGATAAGAAGATGCTGTAGAATTTCTAGCTAACGCAATTTCTTTTGGATCTTTTTCAGGTTTAGAAAGATTTATCGTAATCTCTAAAGGACCATATTTACTATCATAGTTATAGCTTACATTTTTTGCAATTCTATCTGTTCTAATGTAGTTACTTTTTTTAGACATAGCATAGAAATATTCTGTTGCAGAATTCTTATCTTCTCTATATTTGTTCCAAAAAGTATCTGTTATTACAGATGTCCTTGGTAAAATTTGTCCCATAATTTTTGAATTTAATAAGTCATGGAATACAAGTATATCTTCCTTTAATCTTCCATTTTCTCCAGCCCATTTAGTAATATTATCTAAAATATCTGTTGGATATTCTACATCTTTAATTTCTTTTTTTAATTCTTCTATTTCTTCTTTAGAGAATTCAGGATAATCATCTAAATCTAATATTTCTAAAACTTTATTTCTTACTAAAATTTCATCAATAGGCTCTATCATTTGATTTGATAGACCAAAGAGAATAATTTTCTCAATTTCTTTATAAATATTCATACAAACTCCTAATATTTTCTATTTTGTTCCCAACGCCAAGCTGAGTTTATTATATCATATAAACTATATTCTGATGTCCATTTTAATTCTGTCATTAATTTTGTAGGATCTGCAATTAATAATGCAGGATCTCCAGGACGTCTTTCAGCTTCAACTACACTAAATTCTTTTTTAGTAACTTTTTTAACCGTATCTATAATAGATTTAACAGAAAATCCTTTTCCATTTCCCAAATTATATTCTAAAGAAATATTTTCATTAAACATTTTTTCCATACCCATAATATGAGCCTTAGCTAAATCGTATACATGTATGTAATCTCTAATACAAGTACCATCTTCAGTATCATAATCAGTACCAAAAATTTTTATACATTCTCTTTTACCTATTGCAGCTTCTAAAATAACTGGAATTAAATGTGTTTCTGGAGAATGTGCTTCACCTATTAAACCATCCATATCTGCTCCAGCTGCATTAAAGTATCTTAAGATAACCGATTTTAATCCATAAGCTTTTTCAAAATCTTTTAGTATAATTTCAACCATTCTTTTTGAACTTCCATATGGATTAATTGGATTTTGAGGATGTAATTCATTTATTTTTTCAGCCTGTGGTTCTCCAAATGTAGCAGCTG
This is a stretch of genomic DNA from Streptobacillus felis. It encodes these proteins:
- a CDS encoding L-cystine transporter; this translates as MVNVILNVIIFLVILFVLNRMASKRISFSIRVFVALGLGLLFGIVLHYVQDADTIIKSKEFFEVVSKSYVALLKMITMPLILVSIISAIINLNNTQDASKMGSLVIGILLTTAAISSFVAEVVTLGFRLDASGILSTGAGEKEIKAIERVNERAGAVVQTLADKVLSFIPSNPFADLTGARPTSTIAVVVFSIFIGVAILGMKKKKPETANILIDFINASYEVVIRMVKMILRLTPYGVFALMTIFASTSNFAEILVLLKFVIVSYVALISMFIIHLIMVSLFGFSPVIFVKKVITVLIFAFTSRTSAGAIPLTTKAQEDMGVDRGIANMAATFGTSIGQNGCAAIYPTMLAIMLAPTLGINPLDPLFLIRVIIIVTISSLGVVGVGGGATFAAIIVLSTLGFPIEIVGLLITVEPIIDMGRTALNVNGSVVAGLLTGKILNKVDKEKYNKLDVE
- a CDS encoding UDP-glucose--hexose-1-phosphate uridylyltransferase → MNIYKEIEKIILFGLSNQMIEPIDEILVRNKVLEILDLDDYPEFSKEEIEELKKEIKDVEYPTDILDNITKWAGENGRLKEDILVFHDLLNSKIMGQILPRTSVITDTFWNKYREDKNSATEYFYAMSKKSNYIRTDRIAKNVSYNYDSKYGPLEITINLSKPEKDPKEIALARNSTASSYPKSLLCKENEGYMGRINHPGRQNHRILKLNLTNEDWFFQYSPYIYYNEHSIVFSGEVRPMKIDRGTFERLIEFVTLFPHYFIGSNADLPIVGGSILSHDHFQAGKHSFGMEMAGISSKVTFKNYPEIETGIVNWPLSVLRLKAKKEYKDRLLDLADEVLQAWINHSDYENDILSHSEGVRHNTITPIARIKEDKIELDLVLRNNKTTEEFPLGIFHPHEEHHSIKKENIGLIEVMGLAVLPGRLKHEMEELDQLFMSLRNVDDVLDIMKENTDLQKHINWVKDNFTNEMLKDDYFLDGLIEKTIGKTFEKVLEDCGVFKNNEVGRKGFINFLSKI
- the galE gene encoding UDP-glucose 4-epimerase GalE; its protein translation is MKNVLVVGGAGYIGSHTVKLLKQEGYNVIIYDNLSKGHKEVAEILNVKLIIGDLGDRDKLKEVFENEKIDVVMHFAAFIEVGESVTDPGKYYENNVGKVINLLNQMVESNVKNFVFSSTAATFGEPQAEKINELHPQNPINPYGSSKRMVEIILKDFEKAYGLKSVILRYFNAAGADMDGLIGEAHSPETHLIPVILEAAIGKRECIKIFGTDYDTEDGTCIRDYIHVYDLAKAHIMGMEKMFNENISLEYNLGNGKGFSVKSIIDTVKKVTKKEFSVVEAERRPGDPALLIADPTKLMTELKWTSEYSLYDIINSAWRWEQNRKY
- the gpmA gene encoding 2,3-diphosphoglycerate-dependent phosphoglycerate mutase, whose translation is MKLVLVRHGESEWNLQNRFTGWIDVDLTEKGVQEAKNGGQALKELGYTFDVAFTSYQKRANKTLNYILEEIDQLYLPVYKSWRLNERHYGALQGLNKAETAKQYGEEQVHIWRRSFDVAPPHVELTDEVNYPRFQARYKDIPEAECPRGESLKDTIARVLPYWESNISKEIKAGKDVIVVAHGNSLRSLIKYLLNIDDVKILDLNLPTGKPLVFEINENLEILSAPELF